A genomic segment from Microbulbifer elongatus encodes:
- the rmuC gene encoding DNA recombination protein RmuC yields MISFPLQVTLEQAALVGVAVVLLVTISAWAGRATVYRRLLALQGEHQVAQAQLASSREQASRHELDIQQLRSELEAKSSQLARYQVLVEKGEAALAEQKQQLEQTRASMAQQFENLANRIFEEKQQAFQRRSEDSLRKSLDPLERQLGDFRKRVEHVYDRENAERNSLMGQIKALREQTQRISDEALNLTSALKGDRKIQGNWGEVVLERLLEESGLQKGREYETQVSFTSDGRRRQPDVIVRLPENKDLIIDSKVSLVDYERYASAETDEERAAALKQHVNSLRAHITGLNKKAYEQLEGVRTLDFVFIFVPIEAAYMLAMQADPEMFRFAYERQIVLVSPTTLMATLRTVENIWRYEKQNKNAEKIADEAGKLHDQFALVLESLDNLGSRIRQADEAYQETYKRLATGRGNAVKRIDSLRKLGAKTRKQIAADLREKAEDSHKLPSPEQERALAAESEAE; encoded by the coding sequence ATGATTTCGTTTCCTCTCCAGGTCACTCTAGAGCAAGCGGCGCTGGTGGGCGTAGCGGTGGTACTGTTGGTGACCATCTCTGCGTGGGCTGGTCGCGCCACCGTCTACCGGCGGTTGCTGGCGTTACAGGGGGAGCATCAGGTGGCTCAGGCGCAGCTCGCCAGCAGCCGCGAACAGGCTTCCCGCCACGAACTGGATATCCAGCAGTTGCGCTCGGAACTGGAAGCCAAATCCAGCCAGCTGGCCCGCTATCAGGTGCTGGTGGAGAAAGGGGAGGCCGCCCTCGCCGAGCAGAAGCAGCAACTCGAACAAACCCGCGCCAGCATGGCCCAGCAGTTTGAGAATCTGGCCAACCGTATATTCGAAGAGAAGCAGCAGGCCTTTCAGCGCCGTAGCGAAGACAGCCTGCGCAAGAGCCTCGACCCGCTGGAACGCCAGTTGGGGGACTTTCGCAAACGGGTGGAGCATGTGTATGACCGCGAGAATGCCGAGCGCAATAGTCTGATGGGGCAAATCAAGGCGCTGCGTGAGCAAACCCAGCGTATCAGTGACGAAGCACTCAACCTCACCTCCGCACTCAAGGGCGACCGCAAGATTCAGGGCAACTGGGGCGAAGTCGTGCTGGAGCGCCTGCTGGAAGAGTCCGGCCTGCAGAAGGGGCGTGAGTACGAAACCCAGGTCAGCTTTACCAGTGATGGCCGTCGCCGTCAGCCGGATGTGATCGTGCGTCTGCCCGAAAACAAAGACCTGATCATCGATTCCAAGGTGTCGCTGGTGGACTACGAACGCTATGCGTCGGCAGAAACCGACGAGGAGCGCGCTGCGGCCCTGAAACAGCACGTGAATTCACTGCGCGCCCATATTACCGGCCTCAACAAAAAGGCCTACGAACAGCTGGAAGGCGTGCGCACTCTCGACTTCGTGTTTATTTTTGTTCCGATCGAAGCCGCCTATATGCTCGCCATGCAGGCAGACCCGGAGATGTTCCGGTTTGCCTATGAGCGTCAGATTGTTCTGGTCAGTCCCACCACCCTGATGGCGACCCTGCGCACGGTGGAAAATATCTGGCGTTACGAAAAGCAGAACAAGAACGCTGAAAAAATTGCCGATGAAGCGGGTAAGCTGCACGACCAGTTTGCCCTGGTGCTGGAATCCCTGGACAACCTCGGCAGCCGGATCCGTCAGGCCGATGAGGCCTATCAGGAAACTTATAAACGCCTGGCGACCGGTCGCGGCAACGCGGTGAAGCGTATCGACAGTCTGCGCAAACTCGGCGCCAAGACCCGCAAGCAGATTGCAGCGGACCTGCGAGAGAAAGCGGAAGACAGCCACAAGCTGCCATCACCGGAACAGGAGCGTGCGCTGGCTGCCGAGAGCGAAGCGGAATAA
- the murI gene encoding glutamate racemase, whose product MPNGSGHSNKAPSALIFDSGVGAISIAREVRRQIPALTLHFGVDNGFYPYGTKSEEALRPRIVEQASAMMAATGADILVVGCNTASTLALPQLREVLPQPVVGVVPAIKPAAQETESGVIALIATEGTVNRRYTRELIEQFANGHRVINVPAPELVRLAEAKLRGERITATDLDPVLRRIFHTAGGDRVDTAVLACTHFPLLREELDRFAPRQIRWLDSGPAIARRVQWWLDELHLVLPERAEASQLLSSAADSDGQIALAFAEFSPAPRLPVS is encoded by the coding sequence ATGCCCAATGGAAGCGGCCATTCTAACAAGGCCCCCAGCGCATTGATATTCGATTCCGGTGTCGGTGCCATCAGCATCGCCCGTGAGGTTCGCCGGCAGATTCCGGCACTCACCCTGCATTTTGGGGTGGATAACGGCTTTTATCCCTACGGCACCAAGAGCGAGGAAGCGCTCCGCCCGCGGATCGTCGAACAGGCCTCGGCGATGATGGCCGCCACCGGGGCGGATATTCTGGTGGTCGGCTGTAATACCGCCAGCACCCTCGCCCTGCCACAGCTGCGTGAAGTGCTGCCACAACCGGTCGTCGGTGTAGTGCCTGCAATCAAGCCCGCGGCCCAGGAGACCGAAAGCGGCGTGATCGCCCTGATCGCCACCGAGGGTACCGTCAATCGCCGCTATACCCGCGAGCTGATCGAGCAGTTTGCCAATGGCCATCGCGTAATCAACGTTCCCGCTCCCGAACTGGTACGATTGGCAGAAGCCAAACTGCGCGGTGAGCGCATCACAGCCACCGACCTGGACCCGGTACTGCGCCGAATCTTTCACACCGCCGGCGGCGACCGGGTCGACACCGCGGTGCTCGCCTGCACCCATTTCCCCCTGTTGCGGGAAGAGCTCGATCGATTTGCACCCCGGCAAATCCGCTGGCTCGATTCCGGCCCGGCGATCGCCCGTCGCGTGCAATGGTGGCTGGATGAACTACACCTTGTTCTGCCCGAGCGGGCGGAGGCCAGTCAGCTCCTGAGCAGTGCCGCGGATTCCGACGGGCAAATCGCCCTCGCCTTCGCGGAGTTCTCACCGGCGCCGCGCTTACCGGTCAGCTGA
- a CDS encoding PD-(D/E)XK nuclease family protein, whose translation MLQPAFPVLDILAQLPPGGLLLTPNNRLRNRCQQAYASEQPVSASWAPPPVASLQGWLDTLWFRLQQLGWQPALRQVLNREQRQLLWQRAFDEALERALLNSLQLCRDADGALAQLLQWQLVDNLEQLDSAIQPLLEQFALSLSAEAFPLFRMIRAFADQLRQHNAITPDQRDLCILHAFDSGVLPSLPRIDTAGFVQISPLHKAIIEKASGDLVDHPAARRAAVVTRAACSNLEEELYQAARWAAQKLEESNTSNRRASVGIVVNNLGQCRAQVETIFSRVLEPQFLDPAQPRYTLPFNFSAGTPLAQTPVGAAALQLLELLADEWDYSQLRNILFSPFWGDEESLWLRSALFRRLRKLELRQVTGDTLRYWAERITEELKFDSASLPRQLEQIGDRQRRWQRAPAEVWAARFSEILTLLGWPGQRNPDSQEYQQLMHWESALEHFATLSAFAGTLTVTEALQQLRQIASRTPFQAETRDGPLQILGVLEAGGLAFDHLRLVGFGQQQWPTAPAPNPLLPIQWQKHWKMPRASAERELELARELTDDLLNASGDIVVSYACEEDGVHQGLSNLFGDPAEAETFACDGLTEYNQQLADAVTLEQVPDTRLPPLLPAECEHVRGGASVLKAQALCPLNAQLRYRLGASDFMAPSIGLGPAERGNLVHQVLAEFWQTCGDSVQLKALDEGARKQQIETAIDNGLRDMRKKHGHLPSGFWAMEQQRLLRLMDQWLELESERPAFHVEKIEWDQQVSIGGLQFNLRLDRLDQLAGGAQLVIDYKTGTPSINEWLQERIREPQLPLYALFQPKAQAIAFGQVRASDCKWSGCGELEQPIKGIKPVADTQKDAPYTTWQDLSDYWRQGLEMLVGEYRNGVATLQFDRPQDNTNQSELWPLNRWPEREQAAQ comes from the coding sequence ATGCTGCAGCCAGCATTTCCCGTACTCGATATTCTCGCGCAACTCCCCCCGGGAGGCCTGCTACTGACACCCAACAATCGCCTGCGCAATCGCTGCCAGCAGGCGTACGCCAGCGAACAACCGGTATCCGCGAGTTGGGCGCCGCCTCCAGTGGCGTCACTGCAGGGCTGGCTGGACACACTGTGGTTCCGGTTACAACAGCTGGGCTGGCAGCCGGCATTGCGGCAGGTGCTGAATCGTGAGCAACGCCAACTGCTGTGGCAACGCGCGTTTGATGAAGCGCTGGAAAGAGCGTTGCTTAACAGCCTGCAACTGTGCCGCGACGCAGATGGCGCCCTCGCCCAGTTGCTGCAATGGCAGTTGGTAGACAACCTGGAGCAGCTCGACAGCGCCATCCAGCCCCTGCTGGAGCAGTTTGCCCTGTCATTGAGTGCGGAGGCGTTTCCACTGTTCCGTATGATCCGTGCCTTCGCCGATCAGCTGCGCCAGCACAATGCCATTACGCCGGATCAGCGGGACCTGTGTATTCTGCACGCCTTCGATAGCGGCGTGCTGCCTTCGTTACCGCGCATTGATACGGCCGGATTCGTACAGATTTCCCCGCTGCATAAAGCGATCATCGAGAAAGCCAGCGGGGATCTGGTGGACCACCCGGCCGCCAGACGCGCCGCTGTCGTAACCCGCGCTGCCTGTAGCAATCTGGAAGAAGAGCTGTATCAGGCGGCGCGCTGGGCGGCACAGAAACTCGAAGAGAGCAATACAAGCAACCGGCGTGCCAGTGTGGGTATTGTGGTCAACAACCTCGGCCAGTGCAGAGCCCAGGTGGAGACCATTTTTTCCCGGGTACTGGAACCCCAGTTTCTTGACCCCGCACAACCGCGCTACACCCTGCCATTCAACTTTTCCGCCGGCACCCCCCTGGCACAGACACCGGTGGGGGCCGCCGCTTTGCAGTTGCTCGAGCTGCTTGCGGACGAATGGGATTACTCCCAACTGAGGAATATTCTGTTCAGCCCCTTTTGGGGAGATGAGGAATCCCTGTGGTTGCGCAGTGCGCTATTCCGCCGCTTGCGCAAACTGGAACTACGTCAAGTCACTGGCGACACCCTGCGCTACTGGGCCGAGCGAATCACCGAAGAGTTGAAATTCGACAGCGCCTCGCTGCCGCGACAACTTGAGCAGATCGGCGATCGTCAGCGCCGCTGGCAGCGGGCACCGGCAGAAGTCTGGGCCGCCCGCTTTTCCGAGATTCTCACCCTGCTGGGTTGGCCGGGACAGCGCAACCCGGACAGTCAGGAATATCAGCAACTGATGCACTGGGAGAGCGCGCTGGAGCATTTCGCCACGCTTTCCGCCTTTGCCGGTACCCTGACGGTCACTGAGGCGTTGCAACAGTTGCGGCAGATCGCCAGTCGCACGCCCTTTCAGGCAGAGACCCGCGATGGTCCCTTGCAGATTCTCGGCGTCCTCGAAGCCGGCGGCCTGGCCTTCGATCACCTGCGTCTCGTTGGATTCGGCCAGCAGCAATGGCCCACCGCACCGGCGCCAAATCCGCTGCTTCCGATCCAGTGGCAAAAACACTGGAAAATGCCCCGCGCCAGTGCCGAGCGCGAGCTGGAGCTCGCCCGCGAGTTGACCGACGACCTGCTGAATGCCAGTGGCGATATCGTGGTCAGCTATGCCTGCGAGGAAGATGGCGTCCACCAGGGATTGAGCAACCTGTTCGGCGATCCCGCAGAAGCCGAAACCTTCGCCTGTGACGGGCTGACCGAGTACAACCAGCAACTTGCCGACGCGGTCACCCTGGAACAGGTCCCTGACACCCGCCTGCCACCGTTACTGCCAGCAGAGTGCGAGCACGTACGCGGGGGTGCCTCCGTTTTGAAGGCCCAGGCACTCTGCCCACTCAACGCGCAATTGCGTTACCGCCTGGGCGCCAGCGATTTTATGGCCCCCAGTATCGGCCTCGGTCCCGCCGAGCGCGGCAACCTGGTGCACCAGGTACTGGCCGAGTTCTGGCAGACCTGCGGCGACTCCGTACAGCTGAAAGCACTGGACGAAGGCGCGCGCAAGCAACAAATCGAAACCGCCATCGACAACGGTCTGCGGGATATGCGCAAAAAACACGGGCATCTGCCCAGCGGATTCTGGGCCATGGAGCAACAGCGCCTGTTGCGATTAATGGACCAGTGGCTCGAACTGGAAAGCGAGCGCCCCGCGTTTCATGTGGAAAAAATCGAGTGGGATCAGCAGGTCTCCATCGGCGGCTTGCAGTTCAACCTCCGCCTCGACCGCCTCGATCAGCTTGCCGGCGGTGCGCAGTTGGTCATCGACTACAAAACCGGAACGCCAAGTATCAACGAATGGCTGCAGGAACGCATTCGCGAACCTCAGTTACCCCTGTACGCCCTGTTCCAGCCCAAAGCCCAGGCCATCGCTTTTGGCCAGGTGCGCGCCAGCGACTGTAAATGGAGCGGCTGCGGTGAGCTGGAACAGCCCATCAAGGGCATCAAGCCGGTAGCCGATACCCAGAAAGACGCGCCCTACACCACCTGGCAGGATCTCAGCGACTACTGGCGGCAGGGCCTGGAAATGCTTGTGGGCGAATACCGCAACGGTGTCGCCACATTGCAATTCGACCGCCCACAGGACAACACCAATCAGAGTGAACTCTGGCCATTGAATCGCTGGCCGGAGCGGGAGCAGGCAGCACAATGA
- a CDS encoding UvrD-helicase domain-containing protein — protein sequence MNEVVSNQAPSQPIDAEARTRALDITRSFAVSAPAGSGKTGLLTQRVLKLLASCQQPEEVLAITFTRKAAGEMRERLIEALQKARDTEHPDNPHDAITWDLASALLARDRELNWQLLQMPQRLRIQTIDGLCRSLASQLPIESGLGAPGEPLEQTQVAFEMAVVNLLKSLDGDEADTALQQLLLHLDNDLGQLNKLLQILLEKRDQWLGPLLGVGHEGTQDYFHFVIDELVSDRLTQLSQCLAVYQGEVLELADFAGSYLRDHSVAHPLAACAGIVALPGSDASALPHWLALINMLVTDKNGPRKRVDKRHGFPTEKEVPGADAYKSRLYALSAELSENARVTEAFNEARNLPTGLQESQWELLQALAQVLPRLVAQLKLVFQQLGATDYTEVAQAALLALGNSDEPTDLALKLDLQTQHILVDEFQDTSQMQLQLLEKLTAGWEPGDGRTLFIVGDGMQSCYGFRNANVGIFLGARAQGIGHENNRLPLEALDLQVNFRSEGAVVDWVNNTFEQAFPAEDNISRGAVRYLHSHAFKRTKWPAPAVNFYGCVNDETRDLEAEQAVKLVQQLREQDPDSRIAILVRKKKHLGRVLPALSAAGITFQAPDLAPLASKMVVLDLLSLTRALLDPSDRIAWLSVFRAPWCGLQLPDLYTLASYNLANPGNQIDGEPEARAPTDSSARPLLLALQEIDEIPLLSDDARERLHRCANTLLRSWQHRGRKPLRTWIEGLWLALGGPATVAHKTDLENVQDFFQLLEKYDTGSAIADWTQFYNALEKLFARPGQDARVQVMTIHKSKGLEFEHVLIPGLDQGGKPGGDQLLRWAEWLNSNGENRFMLAPKSARGDKDPLFDYLRHDNSERERLEGTRLLYVGCTRAIRSLHLLACVKRDEKKGTLKPPGAAALLACIWPSIPKEETSDWCHWQEAPEQEHGPSRARKDYDYLLRLPQSWEVPAAPRREWLSQYRTPDYQPAETSEPNLPDMGLVTLRWFRHAGTVAHETLATLTENPAMQTQSPAELSEQLRPLWQIRLAQAGLSGSNLEKAQDKVEQAVLNTLNCETGRWLLDASHTASAAELELHSGGRQLRRNIIDRTFIDETSTRWIVDYKTAEPVAGEAEDAFIKDQLEKYRGQLENYRRLFYQRGERSIRCALYFPLLQRLVELPSE from the coding sequence ATGAACGAAGTCGTATCCAACCAGGCGCCCTCCCAGCCCATCGATGCCGAGGCCCGCACCCGCGCATTGGACATAACCCGCAGTTTTGCGGTTTCCGCGCCGGCCGGTTCCGGCAAGACTGGCCTGCTTACCCAGCGTGTTCTGAAGCTACTGGCCAGTTGCCAGCAGCCCGAAGAGGTCCTCGCCATTACGTTTACCCGCAAGGCCGCCGGGGAAATGCGCGAGCGTTTGATCGAGGCACTGCAGAAAGCCCGCGATACCGAACACCCCGACAACCCCCACGATGCCATCACCTGGGATCTGGCCAGCGCACTGCTAGCGCGGGATCGCGAGTTGAACTGGCAACTTTTGCAGATGCCTCAGCGTTTGCGGATCCAGACCATCGATGGCCTGTGCCGCAGCCTGGCCAGCCAATTGCCCATTGAAAGTGGCCTAGGTGCACCGGGTGAACCCCTGGAACAGACTCAGGTCGCGTTTGAGATGGCGGTGGTGAACCTGCTCAAATCTCTGGATGGCGACGAGGCAGATACCGCACTGCAACAACTGCTGCTGCATCTGGACAACGATCTGGGCCAGCTCAATAAACTGCTACAGATCCTGCTGGAAAAACGCGACCAGTGGCTTGGCCCGCTCCTGGGCGTGGGGCACGAAGGGACGCAGGATTATTTTCACTTTGTTATCGACGAGCTGGTGTCAGACCGGTTGACCCAACTGTCCCAGTGCCTGGCTGTTTATCAGGGCGAGGTGCTGGAGCTCGCGGACTTTGCCGGCAGCTACCTGCGCGATCATTCCGTCGCCCACCCACTCGCTGCCTGCGCGGGCATTGTCGCGTTACCCGGCAGTGACGCCAGCGCCCTGCCCCACTGGCTGGCACTGATCAATATGCTGGTGACGGACAAGAATGGGCCGCGCAAGCGCGTCGACAAACGCCACGGTTTCCCCACCGAAAAAGAAGTGCCCGGTGCCGACGCGTATAAAAGCCGGCTCTATGCACTGTCTGCGGAATTGAGCGAAAACGCTCGTGTAACCGAAGCCTTCAATGAAGCCCGCAACCTCCCCACCGGTCTGCAGGAGAGTCAGTGGGAACTACTTCAGGCATTGGCCCAGGTACTGCCGCGCCTCGTTGCTCAATTAAAACTGGTCTTCCAGCAACTTGGAGCGACGGATTACACCGAAGTCGCCCAGGCGGCACTACTAGCGCTCGGCAACAGCGATGAGCCTACGGACCTGGCACTGAAGCTCGACCTGCAGACACAGCATATTCTGGTGGACGAATTTCAGGATACATCGCAGATGCAGCTGCAGCTGCTGGAAAAGCTGACCGCCGGCTGGGAGCCCGGCGATGGACGCACACTCTTTATCGTTGGTGACGGCATGCAGTCCTGTTATGGGTTCCGCAACGCCAACGTGGGTATTTTCCTCGGTGCCCGCGCCCAGGGTATTGGCCACGAAAATAACCGACTGCCCCTGGAAGCCCTGGATCTGCAGGTAAACTTCCGCTCGGAAGGCGCCGTGGTGGATTGGGTCAACAATACCTTCGAACAGGCATTCCCGGCGGAAGACAATATCAGCCGTGGTGCCGTGCGCTATCTGCACTCACACGCCTTCAAGCGCACCAAATGGCCCGCGCCTGCGGTCAACTTCTACGGTTGTGTCAATGACGAAACCCGGGACCTGGAAGCCGAGCAGGCGGTAAAACTGGTGCAGCAGTTGCGCGAACAGGACCCTGATAGCCGCATCGCGATCCTCGTGCGCAAAAAGAAACACCTAGGCCGGGTACTGCCCGCACTGAGTGCTGCCGGCATTACTTTCCAGGCGCCGGACCTGGCACCGCTGGCCAGTAAAATGGTGGTGCTGGACCTGTTGAGCCTGACCCGTGCGCTACTCGACCCGAGCGACCGAATTGCGTGGCTCTCCGTTTTCCGTGCCCCCTGGTGCGGTCTGCAGTTGCCAGACCTATACACCCTCGCCAGCTATAACCTTGCCAACCCGGGCAATCAGATCGATGGTGAACCTGAAGCCCGCGCGCCTACGGACAGCTCTGCGCGCCCGCTGCTCCTCGCACTGCAGGAAATCGACGAGATTCCGCTGCTGAGTGACGACGCCCGCGAGCGGCTGCATCGCTGCGCCAACACGTTGCTGCGTTCCTGGCAACACCGTGGCCGTAAACCCCTGCGCACCTGGATTGAAGGCCTGTGGCTGGCCCTCGGTGGCCCCGCAACCGTCGCCCATAAGACGGACCTGGAAAACGTGCAGGACTTTTTCCAGCTACTCGAAAAATACGATACCGGCAGCGCGATTGCCGACTGGACCCAGTTCTACAACGCACTGGAAAAATTATTCGCCCGCCCGGGCCAGGATGCCCGTGTGCAGGTGATGACCATTCACAAATCCAAGGGGCTGGAGTTTGAACACGTTCTGATCCCCGGACTCGATCAAGGTGGCAAGCCCGGCGGTGACCAGTTGCTACGCTGGGCAGAATGGCTCAACAGCAACGGCGAAAACCGATTTATGCTCGCGCCGAAAAGTGCCCGGGGCGACAAGGATCCGCTGTTTGACTATTTGCGCCACGACAACAGCGAACGAGAACGGCTCGAAGGCACCCGGCTACTGTACGTCGGCTGCACCCGTGCTATTCGGTCCTTGCATCTCCTTGCCTGTGTGAAACGCGACGAAAAGAAAGGCACCCTCAAGCCCCCCGGCGCCGCCGCACTGCTGGCCTGTATCTGGCCCTCCATTCCGAAGGAGGAGACCAGTGACTGGTGTCACTGGCAGGAAGCGCCAGAACAGGAACATGGGCCATCGCGCGCACGCAAGGACTACGATTACCTGCTGCGCCTGCCCCAATCCTGGGAAGTCCCCGCTGCGCCCAGGCGGGAATGGCTGTCTCAGTACCGCACACCGGATTACCAACCGGCGGAAACCAGCGAACCGAACCTGCCGGACATGGGTCTGGTGACATTACGCTGGTTCCGTCACGCCGGCACCGTGGCCCATGAAACCCTGGCGACGCTGACCGAAAACCCGGCGATGCAAACGCAATCACCAGCGGAGCTGAGCGAACAACTGCGCCCCCTCTGGCAGATTCGGCTGGCGCAAGCCGGGCTGAGTGGCAGCAACCTGGAAAAAGCCCAGGACAAAGTGGAACAGGCGGTACTCAACACTCTGAACTGTGAAACTGGACGCTGGCTGCTGGATGCCAGTCATACGGCCTCTGCGGCGGAACTGGAGTTACACAGTGGTGGCCGCCAGTTGCGGAGGAACATCATCGATAGAACCTTTATCGACGAGACCAGCACCCGCTGGATTGTCGATTACAAAACCGCAGAACCGGTTGCCGGAGAAGCGGAAGACGCGTTTATCAAGGACCAATTGGAGAAGTACCGGGGGCAACTGGAAAACTACCGCCGCCTGTTTTATCAACGTGGGGAAAGGTCTATCCGATGCGCCCTGTACTTCCCGCTGCTACAGCGGCTAGTGGAGCTTCCATCTGAATAA
- a CDS encoding 3-deoxy-7-phosphoheptulonate synthase produces MTTQQFDDLNVVSQDILITPEALKSELPVSEAAEASVAAGRAAVRDILDRKDHRLMVVIGPCSVHDVDAAIDYAKRLKALADKVSDTLLIVMRVYFEKPRTTVGWKGLINDPHLDDSFKIEDGLHIGRKLLLDIAELGLPTSTEALDPISPQYLQDLISWSAIGARTTESQTHREMASGLSSAVGFKNGTDGSLEVAINALQSTANPHRFLGINKEGQVAIIHTAGNRYGHVVLRGGNDKPNYDSVSVAMCEKELEAAGLVPNIMVDCSHANSNKNHELQPLVVDNVTHQILDGNKSIIGIMVESNLKAGNQKINKDRSKMEYGVSVTDKCIDWETTESLLLSMAEQLRNPLKERVG; encoded by the coding sequence ATGACCACGCAGCAGTTCGACGACCTGAACGTCGTCTCCCAGGACATCCTGATTACCCCGGAAGCGCTGAAATCGGAACTGCCCGTCAGCGAAGCTGCCGAAGCCTCGGTAGCCGCCGGCCGCGCCGCAGTGCGCGATATTCTGGACCGCAAAGACCACCGCCTGATGGTTGTGATCGGCCCCTGTTCCGTTCACGACGTGGATGCGGCCATCGATTATGCCAAGCGCCTCAAGGCGCTGGCGGACAAGGTTTCTGACACCTTGCTGATCGTCATGCGTGTGTATTTTGAAAAGCCCCGCACCACCGTGGGCTGGAAGGGCCTGATCAATGACCCGCACTTGGACGACTCCTTCAAGATCGAAGACGGCCTGCACATCGGCCGCAAACTGCTGCTGGATATCGCCGAGCTGGGTCTGCCCACCTCCACCGAGGCGCTGGACCCCATTTCCCCGCAATACCTGCAGGACCTGATTTCCTGGTCTGCCATCGGTGCCCGCACCACCGAGTCCCAGACCCACCGTGAAATGGCCAGCGGCCTCTCCTCGGCTGTGGGCTTTAAGAATGGCACCGACGGCAGCCTGGAAGTGGCCATCAACGCCCTCCAGTCCACCGCCAACCCGCACCGTTTCCTGGGAATCAACAAGGAAGGCCAGGTCGCCATCATCCACACCGCCGGTAACAGATACGGCCACGTGGTACTGCGCGGTGGCAACGACAAGCCAAACTACGACTCCGTCAGTGTTGCCATGTGCGAGAAAGAACTGGAAGCCGCCGGCTTGGTACCCAACATCATGGTCGACTGCAGCCACGCCAACTCCAATAAAAACCATGAACTGCAGCCGCTGGTGGTCGACAATGTGACCCATCAGATTCTGGACGGCAACAAGTCCATTATCGGCATCATGGTGGAAAGCAACCTGAAAGCCGGCAACCAGAAGATCAATAAGGACCGCAGTAAAATGGAGTACGGTGTTTCAGTCACCGACAAGTGCATCGACTGGGAAACGACCGAATCCCTGCTGCTGAGCATGGCGGAACAGCTGCGTAATCCACTGAAGGAACGCGTGGGGTAG
- a CDS encoding IS4 family transposase — protein sequence MDALQSFCDLSTFTQNIPVEWVDSALQLSSQATIRRRRLPADQVLWLVLGMALFRNEPVSEVARRLNICAQGLANDSLLAPSGVSKARQRLGANPVQWLFQRTGAHWGHERYPEDEWRGLQVLAVDGALLRTQDTPELRDHFGSGNTSTNRQTPYPLMRLVALMNVRSHVLLNAELSPYRRSEIRLADEFMNQVPEASVTLFDKGFWSADLLLRWADQNTQRHWLIPERKGLVSETVEVYNKNDRLLRMKVSPQARKRNPALPEYWEVRAVSYKHNGKNKTVFTSLPADTYGTKAVAKLYQERWEIEIGFRDIKSSMQHNAVTLRSKTVELVYQEVWGLLLAYNVIRREASQAAVAHGGNPARIRFKFACQYIAAQLIVMAAAQPLSRTGARLSELRAGIGNLFLEDRPRPSRPRTVKISKTRYPVNRRAAPLK from the coding sequence ATTGATGCCCTCCAGTCCTTCTGTGACCTGAGTACCTTCACCCAGAACATTCCCGTTGAATGGGTGGATTCCGCTCTGCAGTTATCCTCGCAAGCCACTATTCGCCGCCGTCGACTTCCCGCCGATCAGGTACTCTGGCTCGTGCTGGGCATGGCCCTGTTCAGGAATGAACCGGTCTCAGAAGTTGCCCGCAGGCTCAATATCTGTGCTCAGGGGCTCGCGAACGATAGCCTGTTGGCGCCAAGCGGGGTATCAAAGGCGCGACAGCGTCTTGGTGCTAACCCCGTTCAGTGGCTATTTCAACGTACCGGGGCGCACTGGGGACATGAGCGTTACCCCGAAGATGAATGGCGAGGATTGCAAGTTCTCGCTGTCGATGGCGCGCTGTTGCGCACTCAAGATACTCCTGAGCTGCGAGATCATTTTGGCTCCGGTAACACGAGCACAAACCGGCAAACTCCGTACCCTCTTATGCGCCTGGTTGCTCTAATGAACGTACGTTCACATGTACTTCTGAATGCAGAGCTAAGCCCTTACCGACGCAGCGAAATACGCCTGGCCGATGAGTTTATGAATCAGGTGCCGGAAGCCTCCGTAACCCTGTTTGATAAGGGTTTTTGGAGTGCAGACCTTTTGCTGCGGTGGGCGGATCAGAACACGCAACGCCACTGGCTGATCCCCGAGCGCAAAGGCCTGGTCAGTGAGACAGTGGAGGTCTACAACAAAAATGATCGACTACTGCGAATGAAGGTCTCCCCCCAGGCTCGGAAGCGCAATCCGGCCCTTCCCGAGTACTGGGAAGTTCGAGCAGTGAGCTACAAGCATAATGGCAAAAACAAAACGGTATTTACCTCGCTACCGGCAGATACTTATGGCACTAAAGCCGTCGCGAAGCTCTACCAAGAGCGCTGGGAAATCGAAATCGGCTTCCGTGACATCAAAAGTTCCATGCAGCACAACGCCGTCACCCTACGTAGCAAGACCGTGGAACTGGTTTATCAGGAAGTGTGGGGGCTACTGTTGGCGTACAACGTGATACGTCGAGAGGCAAGCCAGGCAGCGGTCGCTCACGGGGGAAACCCAGCCAGGATACGCTTTAAGTTCGCATGCCAGTATATTGCTGCGCAGCTGATTGTCATGGCCGCGGCTCAGCCATTATCAAGGACTGGAGCGCGCTTATCGGAGCTTAGGGCGGGGATTGGGAACCTGTTTTTAGAGGACCGTCCTCGGCCTTCTAGGCCGAGGACGGTAAAGATCAGCAAAACCCGCTATCCGGTGAATCGTCGTGCTGCTCCGCTTAAGTGA